The following are encoded together in the Triticum dicoccoides isolate Atlit2015 ecotype Zavitan chromosome 6B, WEW_v2.0, whole genome shotgun sequence genome:
- the LOC119326303 gene encoding S-(+)-linalool synthase, chloroplastic-like isoform X3, with translation MAAAAHAFFSLSSVEPVLHSALPVAGNGGRSGRNHGFFRPSTVICPGREPASHGLSDDFDFQESLTNVQALLHHHPTSGRGLLTTVDHLKRLCIDHYFQDEIDTIVDSCADLIHGDDLLYATLSLRLMREAGYCVSADDVLRKFANDNGDFNLGLSKDVRGLLSLQDMSHLNMGEPSLYKANEFSSKHLRFAIKYLEPNLARYVRQSLDHPYHVSLMQYKARHHLSYLQNWPTRNMAIENLACAEFQIKKLQHHREMQEVRRWWMDLGLAQDVPAARDQLLKWYMWPMTVLEGFSFSRYRIEITKIISIVYIVDDIFDLVATQEEISLFNEAIKMWDLAAADSLPNYMISCYKALYTITNDIADMVRKEHGANPINHLRKADESQEGLDGSYKELYQRENPRGDADGHMLDMIASEWECLNNECFSGMKLTLSHSFITASLNFARMVRVMYGYDDEQKLPILEDYTRMLLF, from the exons ATGGCTGCTGCTGCGCATGCCTTCTTCTCCTTGTCCTCGGTCGAGCCGGTGCTCCATTCGGCTTTACCGGTAGCTGGCAATGGTGGCCGGAGCGGCCGCAACCATGGCTTCTTCCGCCCTTCGACGGTGATATGTCCCGGGCGGGAGCCTGCGTCCCATGGGCTGTCCGATGATTTTGACTTCCAG GAAAGCCTAACGAATGTTCAAGCATTGCTACATCACCATCCAACGAGTGGACGAGGCTTATTGACCACTGTCGATCACCTCAAGCGCCTCTGCATCGACCACTATTTCCAAGACGAGATAGACACCATCGTGGACTCATGTGCAGATCTCATCCATGGTGACGATCTGCTTTATGCAACCCTTTCATTGAGGTTGATGAGAGAAGCTGGGTATTGTGTTTCGGCAG ACGATGTTCTTCGGAAGTTCGCAAATGATAATGGTGATTTCAACCTTGGGCTCAGCAAAGACGTTAGAGGGCTGCTGAGCTTGCAAGACATGTCACACCTCAACATGGGAGAGCCATCACTCTACAAGGCAAATGAATTCTCAAGCAAGCATCTTAGATTTGCAATTAAGTATTTGGAGCCAAACCTTGCAAGATATGTGAGGCAGTCATTAGACCATCCCTATCATGTGAGTCTGATGCAATACAAGGCAAGGCACCATCTGAGCTACCTGCAGAACTGGCCCACTAGGAACATGGCAATTGAGAATCTGGCATGTGCAGAGTTTCAGATTAAGAAGTTGCAGCATCACAGGGAGATGCAAGAGGTTAGGAG ATGGTGGATGGATCTGGGATTGGCTCAAGATGTACCGGCTGCAAGGGACCAACTTCTTAAATGGTACATGTGGCCCATGACTGTCCTAGAGGGTTTCTCCTTCTCTAGATATCGGATCGAGATCACAAAGATCATATCCATAGTCTACATTGTGGATGACATCTTTGATCTTGTCGCCACACAAGAGGAGATCTCTCTCTTTAATGAAGCGATCAAAAT GTGGGATCTTGCAGCTGCTGACTCACTTCCCAACTACATGATATCATGTTACAAGGCTCTTTACACCATTACAAACGATATTGCCGACATGGTTAGAAAAGAGCATGGAGCGAACCCTATCAATCATCTCAGGAAAGCT GATGAATCACAAGAAGGGCTAGATGGATCATACAAAGAGTTATACCAGAGAGAAAATCCTCGTGGTGATGCCGATGGGCACATGTTGGATATGATTGCGAGTGAATGGGAGTGTCTGAACAACGAATGCTTCTCCGGGATGAAGTTAACATTATCGCATAGCTTCATCACGGCATCACTAAACTTTGCAAGGATGGTCCGCGTCATGTATGGCTACGACGACGAGCAAAAACTCCCCATCCTTGAGGATTACACCAGGATGTTGCTCTTCTAA
- the LOC119326303 gene encoding S-(+)-linalool synthase, chloroplastic-like isoform X1, whose translation MAAAAHAFFSLSSVEPVLHSALPVAGNGGRSGRNHGFFRPSTVICPGREPASHGLSDDFDFQESLTNVQALLHHHPTSGRGLLTTVDHLKRLCIDHYFQDEIDTIVDSCADLIHGDDLLYATLSLRLMREAGYCVSADDVLRKFANDNGDFNLGLSKDVRGLLSLQDMSHLNMGEPSLYKANEFSSKHLRFAIKYLEPNLARYVRQSLDHPYHVSLMQYKARHHLSYLQNWPTRNMAIENLACAEFQIKKLQHHREMQEVRRWWMDLGLAQDVPAARDQLLKWYMWPMTVLEGFSFSRYRIEITKIISIVYIVDDIFDLVATQEEISLFNEAIKMWDLAAADSLPNYMISCYKALYTITNDIADMVRKEHGANPINHLRKAWATLFDGFMIEGKWLSTNQVPTSEDYLRNGIITSGAPLVFLHLFFMLGHDLTEGNKDNIHRVISCPAKIMRLWDDMGSAKDESQEGLDGSYKELYQRENPRGDADGHMLDMIASEWECLNNECFSGMKLTLSHSFITASLNFARMVRVMYGYDDEQKLPILEDYTRMLLF comes from the exons ATGGCTGCTGCTGCGCATGCCTTCTTCTCCTTGTCCTCGGTCGAGCCGGTGCTCCATTCGGCTTTACCGGTAGCTGGCAATGGTGGCCGGAGCGGCCGCAACCATGGCTTCTTCCGCCCTTCGACGGTGATATGTCCCGGGCGGGAGCCTGCGTCCCATGGGCTGTCCGATGATTTTGACTTCCAG GAAAGCCTAACGAATGTTCAAGCATTGCTACATCACCATCCAACGAGTGGACGAGGCTTATTGACCACTGTCGATCACCTCAAGCGCCTCTGCATCGACCACTATTTCCAAGACGAGATAGACACCATCGTGGACTCATGTGCAGATCTCATCCATGGTGACGATCTGCTTTATGCAACCCTTTCATTGAGGTTGATGAGAGAAGCTGGGTATTGTGTTTCGGCAG ACGATGTTCTTCGGAAGTTCGCAAATGATAATGGTGATTTCAACCTTGGGCTCAGCAAAGACGTTAGAGGGCTGCTGAGCTTGCAAGACATGTCACACCTCAACATGGGAGAGCCATCACTCTACAAGGCAAATGAATTCTCAAGCAAGCATCTTAGATTTGCAATTAAGTATTTGGAGCCAAACCTTGCAAGATATGTGAGGCAGTCATTAGACCATCCCTATCATGTGAGTCTGATGCAATACAAGGCAAGGCACCATCTGAGCTACCTGCAGAACTGGCCCACTAGGAACATGGCAATTGAGAATCTGGCATGTGCAGAGTTTCAGATTAAGAAGTTGCAGCATCACAGGGAGATGCAAGAGGTTAGGAG ATGGTGGATGGATCTGGGATTGGCTCAAGATGTACCGGCTGCAAGGGACCAACTTCTTAAATGGTACATGTGGCCCATGACTGTCCTAGAGGGTTTCTCCTTCTCTAGATATCGGATCGAGATCACAAAGATCATATCCATAGTCTACATTGTGGATGACATCTTTGATCTTGTCGCCACACAAGAGGAGATCTCTCTCTTTAATGAAGCGATCAAAAT GTGGGATCTTGCAGCTGCTGACTCACTTCCCAACTACATGATATCATGTTACAAGGCTCTTTACACCATTACAAACGATATTGCCGACATGGTTAGAAAAGAGCATGGAGCGAACCCTATCAATCATCTCAGGAAAGCT TGGGCAACTCTGTTTGATGGATTCATGATCGAGGGGAAATGGTTATCTACTAATCAAGTCCCTACATCCGAGGACTACCTAAGAAATGGAATCATCACTTCAGGAGCACCACTTGTTTTCCTACATCTTTTCTTCATGTTAGGGCATGATTTAACAGAGGGCAACAAAGACAACATTCATCGGGTCATCTCCTGCCCTGCAAAGATAATGAGGCTCTGGGACGACATGGGTAGTGCAAAG GATGAATCACAAGAAGGGCTAGATGGATCATACAAAGAGTTATACCAGAGAGAAAATCCTCGTGGTGATGCCGATGGGCACATGTTGGATATGATTGCGAGTGAATGGGAGTGTCTGAACAACGAATGCTTCTCCGGGATGAAGTTAACATTATCGCATAGCTTCATCACGGCATCACTAAACTTTGCAAGGATGGTCCGCGTCATGTATGGCTACGACGACGAGCAAAAACTCCCCATCCTTGAGGATTACACCAGGATGTTGCTCTTCTAA
- the LOC119326303 gene encoding S-(+)-linalool synthase, chloroplastic-like isoform X2 codes for MAAAAHAFFSLSSVEPVLHSALPVAGNGGRSGRNHGFFRPSTVICPGREPASHGLSDDFDFQESLTNVQALLHHHPTSGRGLLTTVDHLKRLCIDHYFQDEIDTIVDSCADLIHGDDLLYATLSLRLMREAGYCVSADDVLRKFANDNGDFNLGLSKDVRGLLSLQDMSHLNMGEPSLYKANEFSSKHLRFAIKYLEPNLARYVRQSLDHPYHVSLMQYKARHHLSYLQNWPTRNMAIENLACAEFQIKKLQHHREMQEVRRWWMDLGLAQDVPAARDQLLKWWDLAAADSLPNYMISCYKALYTITNDIADMVRKEHGANPINHLRKAWATLFDGFMIEGKWLSTNQVPTSEDYLRNGIITSGAPLVFLHLFFMLGHDLTEGNKDNIHRVISCPAKIMRLWDDMGSAKDESQEGLDGSYKELYQRENPRGDADGHMLDMIASEWECLNNECFSGMKLTLSHSFITASLNFARMVRVMYGYDDEQKLPILEDYTRMLLF; via the exons ATGGCTGCTGCTGCGCATGCCTTCTTCTCCTTGTCCTCGGTCGAGCCGGTGCTCCATTCGGCTTTACCGGTAGCTGGCAATGGTGGCCGGAGCGGCCGCAACCATGGCTTCTTCCGCCCTTCGACGGTGATATGTCCCGGGCGGGAGCCTGCGTCCCATGGGCTGTCCGATGATTTTGACTTCCAG GAAAGCCTAACGAATGTTCAAGCATTGCTACATCACCATCCAACGAGTGGACGAGGCTTATTGACCACTGTCGATCACCTCAAGCGCCTCTGCATCGACCACTATTTCCAAGACGAGATAGACACCATCGTGGACTCATGTGCAGATCTCATCCATGGTGACGATCTGCTTTATGCAACCCTTTCATTGAGGTTGATGAGAGAAGCTGGGTATTGTGTTTCGGCAG ACGATGTTCTTCGGAAGTTCGCAAATGATAATGGTGATTTCAACCTTGGGCTCAGCAAAGACGTTAGAGGGCTGCTGAGCTTGCAAGACATGTCACACCTCAACATGGGAGAGCCATCACTCTACAAGGCAAATGAATTCTCAAGCAAGCATCTTAGATTTGCAATTAAGTATTTGGAGCCAAACCTTGCAAGATATGTGAGGCAGTCATTAGACCATCCCTATCATGTGAGTCTGATGCAATACAAGGCAAGGCACCATCTGAGCTACCTGCAGAACTGGCCCACTAGGAACATGGCAATTGAGAATCTGGCATGTGCAGAGTTTCAGATTAAGAAGTTGCAGCATCACAGGGAGATGCAAGAGGTTAGGAG ATGGTGGATGGATCTGGGATTGGCTCAAGATGTACCGGCTGCAAGGGACCAACTTCTTAAATG GTGGGATCTTGCAGCTGCTGACTCACTTCCCAACTACATGATATCATGTTACAAGGCTCTTTACACCATTACAAACGATATTGCCGACATGGTTAGAAAAGAGCATGGAGCGAACCCTATCAATCATCTCAGGAAAGCT TGGGCAACTCTGTTTGATGGATTCATGATCGAGGGGAAATGGTTATCTACTAATCAAGTCCCTACATCCGAGGACTACCTAAGAAATGGAATCATCACTTCAGGAGCACCACTTGTTTTCCTACATCTTTTCTTCATGTTAGGGCATGATTTAACAGAGGGCAACAAAGACAACATTCATCGGGTCATCTCCTGCCCTGCAAAGATAATGAGGCTCTGGGACGACATGGGTAGTGCAAAG GATGAATCACAAGAAGGGCTAGATGGATCATACAAAGAGTTATACCAGAGAGAAAATCCTCGTGGTGATGCCGATGGGCACATGTTGGATATGATTGCGAGTGAATGGGAGTGTCTGAACAACGAATGCTTCTCCGGGATGAAGTTAACATTATCGCATAGCTTCATCACGGCATCACTAAACTTTGCAAGGATGGTCCGCGTCATGTATGGCTACGACGACGAGCAAAAACTCCCCATCCTTGAGGATTACACCAGGATGTTGCTCTTCTAA